Genomic DNA from Candidatus Bathyarchaeota archaeon:
CTGGAGAATAGAGGATGGCATGCTAAAATTTACGTTGGAGACTCCCCATTTGGCTTCGGGAGACACGCATGGTTGATTGTTGAAACCAGTGAAGGAAAATATATGCCAGTTGAAAGCACAACTCTCAAAGTTGTATGGTGGTCAGACCCGAATTTCGATAACTACTGGGAATGTGACCACAAATTTGAGACAATTCATGATGCACTAGATTATCAGGAAAGTGGATTTGATTGGTGGGAACTAGGTTTTTCCCCTTTGGATTATGACTAGCCCGCGCGAATTTTATATATCTCTCTCATAAATGTAGTTGAACACAAAATGCCGAATTATTGGTTAATTACAACTTCTCCAGAGAATTTCAAGGTTGACAAAGAAACCTCAGGTTTTACTGTTCAGGGACTGAAAGAACGCCAAAAAAAGACTGTAATGAAATTCCAACCAGGAGACAAAGTTATTTACTACATAAATCAGATTTCAAAGTTAGGCGCTATAGCCACCATAACGTCAAAGTATTATTATGACAACAAGATAAAAATCTGGACTGACGAAGACGAAATTTGGCCTTCGAGAGCAAAGAGCAAACCAGAAATCGTTTTGGAAGATGATGAGTTACTTGACATCAAGAGGCTGATTAAACAACTAGCCTTCATCAAAGATAAGGTTCACTGGTCGCTTTTTGTCCGTGGCAGCGTGAGGCAAATCCCCGAGGAAGATTACTTGCTGATTGAATCTGAAATGCGAAAGATACTTTCTCGAAAACCTGCAGCCAAAAAAGCAGAGCCAATCAAAAAAAGTTTGAGAACTGAGAAAGACTACAAAGAAGCCATCATGAAGCTCTCCTTAAACTCCAAGTCCTTACACGACCGAATCGGTGAAATGCTGCAAACCGTTGGAAGCTGGACCGGATTTAACACCAACACAAGACTCAGAATTACCTCAGAATCAGCTTATCAACTCGATGTAGCTTGGCTTTCAGGCAAGAACCCTGAAGTTGCTATTGAAATTCAGATGGAGGGCAACCTTGATTCCGCAATTCGTAAGCTCAGAGAGGCCAGAGAATTCAACTACAGAAAAGTGATTCTAGTTATTGAAGAAGAGCAAATAACTCGGCTCAATGCAGTATTACGATTTGACCCGATTCGCAACTGGATTGATGCGTGGTCAATACAATCTGTATACGAACTTTATGCAAATGGCCAAAGATTCTTCGAGTTGTATGACAAATTGAAAGAGGCAAGGTATATAGAAAGAAAAGAACTGGAATTAATCTAACAAAGACACACCAAAACTTTCACTCTCCTCTCTCACCTATATGCAAATGCGTTTTAGCATCAGCCTTATTTTCGGTAAGAGCAGACAGGAGAATCGGGTGAGAACAATCTTGGTTCAAGAATCTATTACTCGAAAGCAGGACAAAGTAAACGCCGTCAAGCTGGCCATCCATGAGGCAAGCAGGGTAAAGAACAAAAATGAACTAATCAAGAGACTTGGCCGCATCCAACGCTTGGCCAAACAGAATAACTATGCTGAAATAGATAGACTGCTGCAAGAAAGCTACGTCTAACCACCTCAACAATCTCCTTTTTCAGTTTTAGAGGGGCACTATGTTGGTTAAAATCTACACTCGCATCATAAAGAAACGCTACCTCAACCAAAAACGCATCTACAGGCACAGATACGCCGACCCCCCCCCCCTCCCCTCCCCCCCTCCCTATTTTTGTTCTAAGGACCTCTCTAACAGAGAAACTGTTCTTGCCAACGCAAAGTATTGTTTTAAAGCGAGCCGTATGTTCTTATGTTGGAACTAAGTGGTGACTAAATGTCTTCATCTATGTTAAGCCACACAATTAAGAGAACAAGTAACCTTCTTAAATCGGGTGCTTCTGACCAAATCACCGAGTATGAGAACCGCCTTCAACCCTTGCAAACACTCTACGACCGTTTGCTTTCTAACCTTATTGTTTCAAGCTTCAGCTACGAGGAGGCTTACGAAACAGCCCGGAAATTCTGGGGTTCTACTCAGGTTCGCTTCGCAGGTATAGATGGCACCATGTACTCTCGTCCCCTCTTCGACCTCGTAATCTTCTTCGGCGGCGCTTACGCCTCAACTGGCACCATAACTTTCAAGCCGAACTCCAAACCAGCAGTTCAATACGACGCAAAGACCATCCAACAAGGTGCAGGAATCTCCAGCGTCATCCCCGTCTTCATAAGCGAAGTCCCAGAAATAGACCAAACTTTCTTCAGTCAAGAACAACCAGACGAAATAGCCCTTAACAAGCCACTACAAGACAGCGCCATCATAAACAACGCAACCATCGCCAACTGGATAATGACCTTCGCCGAATACTACCTCGCGTACAAACTCGCCACCGACCCAAACCAAGACATACGCATCATCCTCTTAGACAGAAGCTTATCCATCGAACGCGCCAGCCTACTCTACGACACTTCAAAAAGAGACCTCTGGAAAGCCAAAAGCAACCTAATAGGCTACAAAATAGACAACACACCCATTGACGCCAACGACTTTGCCTTAGGCAGACATCACATCCGAAACCCAGCCCTAGGCGT
This window encodes:
- a CDS encoding EVE domain-containing protein → MPNYWLITTSPENFKVDKETSGFTVQGLKERQKKTVMKFQPGDKVIYYINQISKLGAIATITSKYYYDNKIKIWTDEDEIWPSRAKSKPEIVLEDDELLDIKRLIKQLAFIKDKVHWSLFVRGSVRQIPEEDYLLIESEMRKILSRKPAAKKAEPIKKSLRTEKDYKEAIMKLSLNSKSLHDRIGEMLQTVGSWTGFNTNTRLRITSESAYQLDVAWLSGKNPEVAIEIQMEGNLDSAIRKLREAREFNYRKVILVIEEEQITRLNAVLRFDPIRNWIDAWSIQSVYELYANGQRFFELYDKLKEARYIERKELELI